In Alnus glutinosa chromosome 7, dhAlnGlut1.1, whole genome shotgun sequence, the sequence ctctctctcatgcacatgtACAGCGTATGTTTTCTCTTTTAAATGTTTGTGTAATTTTGGGTTGTAGTTTGGTTGACTAGTAACCTAAATATGTTGTCAAGACATCGAACAACTTATTCTTTTACCAAAAGAAAGTGGTCACTTATAATGAAGTCTTTATTGTAGATTAGTTTGATTATTTGTGGTTGTACTTTAGGCGTTTGGGGGTGTTGCACTCAGATTTGAGAGGGTTTGATGGATATGTCAAGCAGTATACACAGTTAAGTTTGCACCTTTATTTctgtttgaaaattaaatttttaacgtTTAAGGTTTGGTTGGTATTTCCTTTTGCACAACTTTATATGTTTCTATCTTAGGTGAGTACAAATAGAAAAGTGCCTGACCACCGATCATGTTCTGCATTAGCAGGTGTAATCTAGGATTTTGGCTTTTACATTCACCATCCCTGTCCAACCCTTGGCTGCAATATCTGTATTCAGAATTTAATATAGCACTATCAGCAAACTACCTCCAAATACTGTGTTTGCATAGGAGATATCTAGGCGGTGTAGCTatcccaaaagaaagaaagtgtttACCGTAGACAAATTTTGTTGTATCATGGTAGTATACATCTTTATTTGTTTGGTAATAATAGTGTGACATGGTGCATGCATAGTTTttttatgtcaaaaaaaaaaaaaaaaaactaattaaaggGTCTGCAATATGAAATTGCAGAGTATTTCACTATTTTGGCTTGCCGAAATTATATTCTCACCATTGTGTTTTATCTTGTTCTTTTCTTAGTTGCCTATGGTTGACAGCGAGAAAGAGCTTCAAGGTGGCTGCACTGGCTGGGAATGCACGTCTCTGCTGGGCACATTACCTTGAGAACTACTTTTGACTGGTATGCAAGATGCCAAATTTTCCTACTTGTAGTGAATCTGTGAATGGGTTCACCAAATGCCAGATGTGTATGTATTAATATTTGCAAGTTGTAGTATGGAACTTTACGAGACAGGTGTTGTGTAATTTAAGCAGTTTAGTGTCGTCCATCTCTGCTCTTTTCTTTAATTAGTGAAGCTAGCTTTCCATTTTTGGGGAAGTGCACTTCTGTTACCTGGTTAACATTAAGCAGATTTGAGGTGAACATTTGAAGTGTTTTGAGCATTTTCTGTTGCCCAAATTATTAGAACGTGTTTGTAACACTTCAGTCCCATATTAGAAAGATGAGTAGCCGATATAGAGTgtgagtagtttataagagATGCTTATGAGTGCTATATCTTACATTGGTTACCTAATaagtgaaactgagctttataagtgattttagagaagctccaaattgattaATCTTTTTGGGGTAATAGTATAGATGTGGTTAGCGTTTTTtctaggtcgttacaaataatATCAGAACTACTTAATAATGCTATTTGGTAGTTCATGTTTGGGCCAAACATTGtcacttttattttctctttgggCTACCATTTACAAGCCCGTAGTAATAAAACACATTGTTCTATTTTATCACACTAACCTATAAAAGAATATAATCatcttatattattttatttaatcataATAAACTTAATAGACttttccattaaatttttaagtgtgaGTTTTACCACATTAAACcaacttatttttaatttaatcataacaaacgtgttaaataatttattgaacaTTACAAAACTAATCAATGTCAACTCCAATCAAAGACAGACAAATGTCGCCGTTGATTGGTCATCATTAGCGGTGATTGTGAAGTCAATGTTGATGAGTATTAGCGTTAGGATTATTTGGGTTGACATCTTTAACGTCAACATGTCACTGCCAAAGATCAATAGTGTTAACTGAAGAGGGTGTTACACgacacacaccggcaatggaaTAAttcttcctttatatatatcgTGTATATGTTATATTGATACTGaatattacggtactctccatatagatgttagagaatataacGATACtgtatattacggtacttttcatatattgtaggatttgaaTTAAttctcattaattgtaattgattataatcaaattagatttgaatatattcaattcagatttgattgtattctctttacataccattttgtattatctctatatccctataaatatggataatttgtattgtaaatcaatTAAGCAATAAGAGTAACAATGTAGCCTTTTGGGTTTTACtttgtggacgtaggtcattaactgaaccacgtaaaattcattgtctctatttcttattattccactttattttcttttacttttatgttttctttcatggtatcaaagctataggctaacgccaatgttcgatccaatggtcttgtgatttatttctcttgtttttcattttcttgtattttagttttcttATAGTCAATGCTTTGCAAATCTCATCCACATAGATATTGCAGTGTATTtgacgaaagaaaaaaaaaaaaagaaaaaaaaaagaagaaatttcgTACTGTTcctgagaaaagaaaagaatagaaaaaaaaaaaaattgtatttcgtTATGGGCAGATTTCTTATTGTTCCtgagaaaaaaaagaggaaatttCGTTATGAGGAGATTTCGTACTGttcctgagaaaaaaaaaatgcattttggtTTTGGGGAGATTACTGTtcctgaaaaaagaaaagaaaaagaaaaaataaaaaatctttccGTGTGTTTTCACGGTGGGTGTTTGTAGATTGACTCTTTGTCGATCCTAGTTAGTGTCACCGGCAAGTTCTCATCTGCTCTGGCAGTTTCAGATCGTTTGAGGCGGCGTCTGGTTATATCCGTTGAGTTTCGGGCGGTTCTGTTGTGTTCACCGGCGATGTTTGGCCATTAATAGTGTTTTCACTGTTGTTAGCGGCTTTTGtggtattttgatatttttcaccAACTTTTGAGTTGTCCGGCGATGTTACAGGCGATATGTGGTGTTCTTCGGCGAGATTAAGTCCTGCCGGCAAGTTTTTGGCAGGTCTCAGGCGAGCTGTTGGAGACGGAGGTTCCCGTTTGGTTACATGTATttcgtttggtttttcaaaccgTTCAGTTCAGTGTTTTCTtggtaaaaaaaacaaaaaaaaacaaaaaagggaaacGTGTAGAGAAACTGAGAAAGGCTTGGTTATTTATGTGCATGACTTGAATCAAATGAGTGTAGCGTCGTGTAGATGCaacgaaggaaaaaaaaaaaaaaaaaaaaaaaaaaaaagaagaaaagaaaagaaaaaaaaaatattaaaaaaaggacaagttgcccatattattttggccctttGTTGGTTCCTTATTTTGGTCATTGACCCATATTTTGGcatgtggtattgtttcaaatcCATGTCtattttagcccatagttggccccatATATTTTTGGCTcctgtggtattgtttcaaacccaGGCCCATTTCAACTCATTGTTGGCTTTTATATTTGGCTCATAGTTAgcccattatttgtattttggcatttgtggtcTTATTTTAAGCCCATGCACATTTAGCCCCCAGTTGGCtcgaagaagaaggaggaagacgaagaagcagaagaaggaagacgaagaagaagaataagaaatatattctctaaacTGGGTTATATATGacccaacataaaattaaaaaaaaaaaaaaaaaaaaaaaatcaaattcaagatttcagaatcttccaccttgagtttgcagggggatgttagagaatatattgataccgtatattacggtactctccatatagatgttagagaatataacgatacactctccatatattgtaggatttgaattaatcctcattaattgtaattgattataatcaaatcagatttgaatatattcaattctgatttgattgtattctctttacatactattttgtattctctctatatctctataaatagagataatttgtattgtaaatcaattaagcaataagagcaacaatgtagccctttgggctttactcTGTGGACGTAGgttatagaccgaaccacgtaaaattcactgtctctatttcttattattccgctttattttcttttacttttatgttttctttcagtATATATACGTGAGGTTTTATGATTTTGTCATGAATTGCTTGCTGTAAGAATTATCAATGATGTAATTATCTTATTGCATATATACTACTTAAAAGATAACACAAAGTAGGTACATAAATTGAGGGGCAAACATGCTGAATTATTGATTATAAAAGTTGTATATGAGAACTGGAGTTCTCCATCTCTACTCTAGATGAAAAGTCCCTTGGCAATTGACAATTatataacaaaaatttcaaatttattaaaaaaacagaagaaaccgTGCAAATTAAGTTCATTGTCACAGAAAATAAGATATAAAATGACTTTAGCATTCGTCTCTTAGGTGTAGGTTTAGGTTTATCCGTGACGGATCGaaaataatactatatatacgTGATGACATTTGTCATTGCTAATAATAACGTATTAGCGAAGATTATTATGTTATCGTTGCtgattatttttcttgataGGACAATGGccacaacaaaatattttattgtagTGCATGGATATTACTTATTATAACACACGCTTTATGAGGGAAGAAATTAAAGCTTGGAAAAATAGTCAGAAACGCATCCCCATTCAACCATAAAGTTGATCTTAAGCAAGCAAGCAAGCAAGACAATTATTATGTGTTAAAATAAACATCTTGCATGCTTTGCATAAAGAAATTTAGGACAAGAATGCCAAACCCAATTAATTTAACAAGCATATAAAATAGGCAGCTGATACTGGATTTCAAGCAATAAAACGAAAAGCATACAATTAATGTTGCTAATTAATCCAagtaaattttatcaaattacaGCTCTCTTGTAGAAAAACTAACTAATCTAAACCAAGCAGCAACTTCATGCTtaatcctcctcctcctcctccataaCGTAAGGGCAGTTGAGATCGAAGTCCAACACTTTGGCAACACTAGTCTTGGTTGCTAATTCCTCCACTTTGGCATCAGTCTCAGTTGCTTCTTCCGGCAACGGCAACGGCACTATAGCACCGGCAGTCTGGCTGTCATCCACCACGACTTCACCGGGTAATGGCCCTCCCCGGTGGCGCTTCTTGTGGCCTCCTAGAGCTTGACCTGTTGGGAATGTCTTGGAGCATACGTTGCACTGGTGCTCTCGAAATTCTCTTGTTTCTTTAACCTGGACCATGCGAGTCGGAGTGCTGGTCTTATCTTTGTGATGGCTGGATCTATGCCCTCCCAATGCCTGAAAAGTTGAGAAGCTTTTACTACAAGTGCTGCATTTGAAtatcttttttatctttttctcaaTTTGTGCCTCAACTGCACTCTCTCTTGGCTTCCAATTCATCTTCTCATTCGTCTCCATGTTGTGATTGAGAATTCCTCCTTCATGTTTGACATCCAAGGATTCTTGATCAAACCCAACCTTTATGCCATCAATTTGGTCGACATGTAGACCATCTTGGTAAGTCCTTCGAACTAGGGACATTAGATTATCAGCAGCCTGAAGAGTTGGGCAAAGAAGACGAGTCAATAGAGTACTGTTGTCGGGCTTAACTTCAGGCGGACCAATTACTAGACTTTTTCTGCCTCTCATGCCGGTCTTGGACCATTTGGGCAAGGCTGGTCCCATAGTTGCTGTGGGTGAAGAAATATGATCACcgtcctctttttcttcctcctcttcgTGGGCTGTTAGAGGGTCCAAGTCCTTatcatctccttcttcttcttggggAGATATAGGAGCCAAGCTCGACGGCACCGACGTGGTAGCGGGAGATGGGCGGGTGGGCGGAGGGGAGGAGCGTGGGGGTGCAAGTAGAAGTTGAGGAGGCCGAATTCCCTTCCAGTTCCTATCTGGATGGTACCTCATGTGTCCGGACAAGGACTTGACGGACGAGAATTTCTTGGCACAACAAGAGCATTGGTATTCGCCGTCGCCATAATTTAGACCTTccactgaagaagaagaagaagaagaagaagaagcatgtACCTGATTCTTGATCTTCTTATTGGGGTGATCAGAAGGGTGATGAGAGTGAATCCGCCGGTGACCACTGAGAGCCTTTCCGGAGGAAAACTTTTTATTGCACAAGTCGCAGACGTGGATGCGGTGATCATCCGATGAAACACGGGCAAGCATCTTCTTTGTCTCTTCCGAGCAAGGTAACTCGCCGGAGCCTTTAAACCCATGGTACTGATAATCCTCCTCCATCAGAGAAAACCAGGAACGAACGTACAAAGAGCTACTAGCAAAAACTGGTCGACTGCGCTAAAACTGGTATTAGGGTTTAATTAGCGCAAAGAAGAAAGCTACCAGGATTGGTTTTATATGGAAAAGAATTAAAGGAATACGTACGGAACCCGGAAACCTTTCGTTACAAGGAAATCTTTTGCCGCCACCGCCGTATCGCTCTCAAAACTCCACTTACAACTCAAACTTCACTCCACTCTATTTACATTTGTCAATTACTGAGAGGTCAACTAATTCCTTTTACTactatttttccatttttttttttaaaaataaaataaaagtggagTGGTATCAAAACTCATAAAACAtcccaatcttttttt encodes:
- the LOC133873261 gene encoding zinc finger protein ZAT9-like yields the protein MEEDYQYHGFKGSGELPCSEETKKMLARVSSDDHRIHVCDLCNKKFSSGKALSGHRRIHSHHPSDHPNKKIKNQVHASSSSSSSSSVEGLNYGDGEYQCSCCAKKFSSVKSLSGHMRYHPDRNWKGIRPPQLLLAPPRSSPPPTRPSPATTSVPSSLAPISPQEEEGDDKDLDPLTAHEEEEEKEDGDHISSPTATMGPALPKWSKTGMRGRKSLVIGPPEVKPDNSTLLTRLLCPTLQAADNLMSLVRRTYQDGLHVDQIDGIKVGFDQESLDVKHEGGILNHNMETNEKMNWKPRESAVEAQIEKKIKKIFKCSTCSKSFSTFQALGGHRSSHHKDKTSTPTRMVQVKETREFREHQCNVCSKTFPTGQALGGHKKRHRGGPLPGEVVVDDSQTAGAIVPLPLPEEATETDAKVEELATKTSVAKVLDFDLNCPYVMEEEEED